A window of Anaerolineae bacterium contains these coding sequences:
- a CDS encoding UDP-glucose/GDP-mannose dehydrogenase family protein — protein MRKITVVGVGYVGLVTAAAFADLGNRVVALDIDEEKIAMLKRGEMPIYEPGLEEMVRRNVHAGRLSFTTSYAEALEGTEFAFIAVGTPEGVDGEADLRYVEAAAKSIAENMSGPLIVVNKSTVPVGTGDWVADIIRKHQRETHPFSVVSCPEFLREGAALHDFMNPHRIVLGSTDPEAAEKVAQLHLPLRAPIILTDLRTAEMIKYASNAFLATKISFINEIANICEALGADVKEVAVGMGYDPRIGPLFLEAGLGYGGSCFPKDVKALAHMAEVQGRHPQLLHAVMEINADRRRMAVERVKEMLGGSLEGKTVGLLGLAFKPNTDDMREAPAIDIARGLLREGAKVRAYDPIAMENARAILPEVEMCSDPYALARGCDALVVVTDWNEFKQLDLERVGEAMKQPVIFDGRNIYDPATMKRLGFFYRGVGRGYNGAKRAVGEEAEEAAPSEPAAGGEGHAA, from the coding sequence ATGCGCAAGATCACTGTGGTTGGCGTCGGTTATGTCGGTTTGGTCACCGCGGCTGCCTTTGCCGACCTGGGCAATCGCGTGGTGGCTCTGGACATTGACGAAGAGAAAATTGCCATGCTCAAGCGGGGCGAGATGCCCATTTACGAGCCCGGGTTGGAGGAGATGGTGCGCCGCAATGTCCACGCCGGGCGTTTGAGTTTCACCACCTCCTACGCCGAGGCGCTGGAAGGCACCGAGTTTGCCTTTATCGCCGTGGGGACGCCTGAGGGCGTGGATGGCGAGGCCGACCTGCGCTATGTGGAGGCTGCCGCAAAGTCCATCGCCGAAAACATGAGCGGCCCCCTTATCGTGGTCAACAAATCCACCGTGCCCGTGGGCACCGGCGATTGGGTGGCCGACATCATCCGCAAACATCAGCGTGAGACGCATCCCTTTTCCGTGGTCTCGTGCCCTGAATTTCTGCGCGAGGGGGCGGCTCTGCACGATTTCATGAACCCGCATCGCATTGTCTTGGGTTCCACGGACCCCGAGGCGGCCGAAAAGGTGGCCCAGTTGCACTTGCCGCTGCGCGCGCCCATCATTCTCACCGACCTGCGCACCGCCGAGATGATCAAGTATGCCTCCAACGCCTTCCTGGCGACCAAAATCTCCTTCATCAACGAAATCGCCAACATTTGCGAAGCCCTGGGCGCGGATGTGAAAGAGGTGGCCGTGGGCATGGGATACGACCCGCGCATCGGCCCGCTCTTCCTGGAGGCGGGATTGGGTTACGGCGGCTCGTGCTTCCCCAAAGATGTGAAGGCTTTGGCCCACATGGCCGAGGTTCAGGGCCGGCATCCGCAACTGCTCCACGCCGTGATGGAAATCAACGCCGACCGGCGGCGCATGGCTGTGGAGCGCGTCAAAGAAATGCTGGGCGGCAGCCTGGAGGGCAAGACCGTAGGCCTTTTGGGCCTGGCTTTCAAGCCCAACACCGACGACATGCGCGAGGCCCCGGCCATCGACATCGCCCGCGGGTTATTGCGCGAGGGCGCCAAAGTGCGGGCGTACGATCCCATCGCCATGGAAAACGCACGCGCCATCCTCCCCGAAGTGGAGATGTGCTCCGACCCCTACGCGCTGGCCCGGGGCTGCGATGCGCTGGTGGTGGTCACCGATTGGAACGAGTTCAAGCAACTGGATCTGGAGCGGGTGGGCGAAGCAATGAAGCAGCCGGTGATTTTCGATGGGCGCAATATTTACGATCCGGCGACCATGAAGCGATTGGGCTTCTTCTATCGGGGCGTTGGGCGTGGTTACAACGGCGCTAAGCGGGCGGTGGGCGAGGAGGCGGAAGAGGCCGCCCCGTCCGAACCTGCCGCCGGAGGAGAAGGCCATGCCGCCTGA